In Prosthecochloris sp. GSB1, the following proteins share a genomic window:
- a CDS encoding shikimate kinase, with translation MKHPSLIFLTGFSGSGKSTIGPLLANSLGYDFMDMDREIEHLAGMTINEIFSARGETDFRELELRVLETIVNRDHLVVSLGGGALQNDRCFSLITASGTLIYLHSSAAILARRLSHKTDRPLMKGKNGERLSRERIEQKILGLLKEREPRYKAAILTVDTGTKRLGATVEELTRKIERHVRKYEKTRPA, from the coding sequence ATGAAACATCCCTCGCTCATATTTCTCACGGGATTCAGCGGATCCGGAAAGTCGACCATCGGACCGCTGCTGGCCAACTCCCTCGGCTACGACTTCATGGACATGGACAGGGAAATTGAGCATCTGGCAGGCATGACCATCAACGAGATTTTCTCGGCCAGGGGAGAAACGGACTTCAGGGAACTGGAGCTGCGGGTACTCGAAACGATCGTCAACCGCGACCACCTGGTGGTATCGCTTGGCGGAGGGGCCCTGCAGAACGACCGCTGTTTTTCGCTCATCACCGCCTCCGGCACGCTGATCTACCTGCATTCGAGCGCGGCCATACTCGCCAGACGCCTGAGCCACAAGACCGACAGGCCGCTCATGAAGGGCAAAAACGGGGAACGGCTTTCCCGCGAACGGATCGAACAGAAAATACTCGGACTGCTCAAGGAACGTGAACCGCGCTACAAAGCCGCCATCCTGACGGTTGATACCGGCACCAAGCGGCTCGGCGCGACGGTAGAGGAGTTGACGAGAAAAATCGAACGCCACGTGCGCAAATACGAAAAAACCCGACCTGCGTGA
- a CDS encoding cysteine-rich CWC family protein, with the protein MTEQHHFRYQAGMRTCPICGSSFECTLSRECWCASVSLPEEVRDYLARRYDTCVCRNCLETLAEKAGKGELS; encoded by the coding sequence ATGACCGAACAGCATCATTTCCGGTATCAGGCAGGCATGAGGACCTGTCCGATATGCGGCTCTTCCTTCGAGTGCACGCTTTCCAGGGAGTGCTGGTGCGCGAGCGTATCCCTTCCCGAAGAGGTGCGTGATTATCTTGCCCGTCGCTACGACACCTGTGTGTGCAGGAATTGCCTCGAAACGCTTGCCGAAAAAGCGGGCAAGGGCGAGCTTTCCTGA
- the glpK gene encoding glycerol kinase GlpK has product MAVLAIDQGTTGTRSVLYGAQGEVIADSYREFRQIYPRQGWVEHDPEEIWRTVVDTAGGIMEAYPSRDVTSVGITNQRETTVVWDRRSGEPVYNAIVWQCRRTSDICRRYREEVRIIATKTGLPVDPYFSATKIRWILENISVGKIDDLLFGTIDTWLLWKLTGGKVHATDFTNASRTLLYDITEKEWDDDLLRLFGIPRRMLPEVKRPMDDYGVVETIDGLRGVPVTGVAGDQQAALFGQCCFDAGDVKNTYGTGCFMVMNTGGRLIRSKNGLLSTLAVDATGQSCYALEGSIFIGGAVVQWLRDELRMIGHAAESEALALEAASNAGVYIVPAFTGLGAPHWQMDARGTIVGLTRGANRNHIVRAALESIAYQSHDVFCSMTADSGVSPRAMIVDGGAVENNFLMQFQADILRVPVHRPVNTESTSLGAAFLAGLRSGVWSSTDDLRALCGVERSYEPAMDARRREECLLGWKQALFKTLAV; this is encoded by the coding sequence ATGGCCGTTCTTGCAATAGACCAGGGTACGACAGGTACCCGAAGTGTTCTCTATGGCGCTCAGGGCGAGGTTATCGCCGACAGCTATCGTGAGTTTCGCCAGATCTATCCCCGCCAGGGTTGGGTCGAGCACGATCCGGAGGAGATATGGCGAACGGTCGTCGACACCGCGGGCGGGATCATGGAGGCATATCCCTCCCGCGACGTTACCTCCGTAGGCATCACCAACCAGCGGGAGACGACCGTCGTCTGGGATCGGAGGAGCGGTGAGCCGGTTTACAACGCCATCGTCTGGCAATGCCGTCGCACGTCGGACATCTGTCGTCGCTATCGGGAGGAAGTCCGGATCATCGCCACGAAAACAGGCTTACCCGTCGATCCCTACTTCAGCGCGACCAAGATCCGCTGGATTCTGGAGAACATTTCTGTCGGCAAGATTGACGACCTGCTTTTCGGCACGATCGATACCTGGCTGCTCTGGAAGCTTACAGGCGGCAAGGTGCATGCGACCGATTTCACGAACGCGTCGAGAACCCTGCTGTACGATATCACCGAAAAAGAATGGGACGACGATCTCCTGCGCCTTTTCGGGATACCGCGTCGGATGCTGCCCGAAGTGAAACGGCCGATGGATGACTACGGTGTCGTCGAGACTATCGATGGACTGCGGGGAGTTCCCGTCACGGGAGTCGCGGGTGACCAGCAGGCGGCGCTGTTCGGGCAGTGCTGTTTCGACGCCGGCGATGTCAAGAACACCTACGGGACGGGATGTTTCATGGTTATGAATACGGGCGGGCGGCTGATCCGTTCGAAGAACGGACTGCTTTCGACGCTCGCCGTCGACGCCACCGGACAGTCCTGCTACGCGCTTGAAGGCTCGATCTTCATCGGTGGCGCGGTCGTCCAGTGGCTCCGCGACGAACTGCGCATGATCGGTCATGCGGCTGAATCCGAGGCGTTGGCCCTCGAAGCCGCGTCCAACGCTGGAGTCTACATCGTTCCCGCCTTCACGGGCCTCGGCGCGCCGCACTGGCAGATGGATGCACGGGGGACCATCGTCGGCCTCACCCGTGGCGCCAACCGGAACCATATCGTGCGGGCGGCTCTCGAATCGATCGCCTACCAGTCGCACGATGTGTTTTGTTCCATGACCGCCGATTCCGGCGTTTCGCCCCGGGCGATGATCGTCGACGGCGGAGCGGTGGAGAACAATTTTCTCATGCAGTTCCAGGCCGATATCCTCCGCGTTCCGGTGCACAGGCCCGTCAACACCGAATCGACCTCACTCGGCGCGGCCTTTCTTGCCGGGCTGCGCAGCGGCGTCTGGTCCTCGACGGACGACCTTCGGGCGCTTTGCGGCGTCGAACGGAGTTACGAGCCGGCGATGGACGCGCGACGCAGGGAGGAGTGCCTACTCGGGTGGAAGCAGGCGCTTTTCAAGACGCTCGCGGTGTGA
- a CDS encoding chlorosome envelope protein B has protein sequence MANETQNEAANAVNTLVESAGKLAQMQVEMVTGFIKTSTSAIEPLSKTSMSIAGNIVNTFNEALQNISAAVAQKK, from the coding sequence ATGGCAAACGAAACACAGAACGAAGCTGCGAACGCAGTCAACACCCTTGTCGAATCGGCCGGAAAACTCGCCCAGATGCAGGTTGAAATGGTAACCGGCTTCATCAAGACATCCACTTCGGCTATCGAACCGCTGAGCAAGACCTCCATGAGCATTGCCGGCAACATCGTCAATACGTTCAACGAGGCCCTGCAGAATATCTCTGCGGCTGTTGCCCAAAAAAAATAA
- a CDS encoding Nif11-like leader peptide family natural product precursor, whose product MDDDSADMTTGQAGHLFQALHSDEFLRERLLSAKSMLECMEIIEVEGFACSMSELRMTLYKFIGEMDRERRNRYSLWGNVIPD is encoded by the coding sequence GTGGACGACGACAGTGCGGATATGACGACGGGGCAGGCGGGGCATCTGTTTCAGGCTCTGCATTCGGATGAATTTCTCCGCGAGAGATTGCTTTCGGCGAAAAGCATGCTCGAATGCATGGAAATAATCGAAGTCGAAGGTTTTGCATGCTCGATGTCCGAGCTCAGAATGACCCTGTACAAGTTTATCGGAGAAATGGACAGGGAACGCCGGAACAGGTATTCCCTGTGGGGTAACGTCATTCCGGATTGA
- a CDS encoding bacteriochlorophyll c-binding family protein, which translates to MKDISGAFVQGAKAYGRFLEVFIDGHWWVVGDYLENVGKCTKRLGANAYPHLYGASSFSAGLKGSSPTASGFAAPTKEIRKRYDS; encoded by the coding sequence ATGAAAGACATTTCAGGGGCGTTCGTTCAGGGAGCGAAGGCGTATGGCCGTTTTCTCGAAGTCTTCATCGACGGACATTGGTGGGTTGTCGGCGATTATCTCGAGAATGTCGGGAAATGCACAAAACGATTGGGCGCCAATGCATACCCTCATCTGTATGGCGCAAGCTCGTTTTCCGCGGGCCTGAAAGGGAGTTCGCCGACGGCATCGGGTTTTGCGGCGCCTACGAAAGAAATTCGGAAGCGTTATGATTCCTGA
- a CDS encoding B12-binding domain-containing radical SAM protein, translating to MKSVDDAALERLASRQKSRKKWLLVQPVSNTSMMVDSGRVSMPLNLLMVATLAGELFDVNLVDERLGDSIPEDFSGYDVIAITSRTLNARKAYAIADMARSQGKIVLLGGVHPTMLQDEALTHATSIVYGEIESVWTELASDVMRGRMKSVYRSESLKPMSAMKRADFSYALRSRNAKRYSSRIPVLATKGCPVGCNFCTTPTIYGKNYRFREIDLVLDEMRYHQDRLDRDKVHFSFMDDNISFRPAYFTALLEKMAKLDVRWNANISMNFLHKPEIAELAAWSGCDLMSIGFESLNPETLKSVHKGSNRLDNYETVVSNLHRNGIAIQGYFMFGFDNDSEESFQLTYDFIMDNQIEFPVFSLVTPFPGTPYFEEMKPRLRHFDWDKYDTYHFMFEPRGMRSGKFLEHFVRLQKEIYKGRSIMRRMQGKPLNWVWLANFQMNRFTRRLRPEMYL from the coding sequence ATGAAGAGCGTCGATGACGCCGCTCTTGAACGCCTTGCATCCAGACAGAAGTCGCGCAAGAAATGGCTCCTTGTGCAGCCAGTCAGCAATACAAGCATGATGGTCGATTCAGGCCGGGTCAGCATGCCCCTGAACCTGCTGATGGTCGCAACGCTCGCGGGAGAGCTGTTTGACGTCAATCTGGTCGACGAACGGCTCGGAGACAGTATTCCCGAGGACTTTTCGGGTTACGACGTGATCGCCATCACCTCGCGCACGTTGAACGCGCGAAAAGCCTATGCGATAGCCGACATGGCCAGGTCCCAGGGGAAGATCGTCCTTCTTGGCGGGGTGCACCCGACGATGTTGCAGGATGAGGCGCTGACGCACGCAACCAGTATCGTATACGGTGAAATTGAATCGGTCTGGACCGAACTTGCGTCGGATGTAATGAGGGGCAGGATGAAATCCGTTTATCGTTCCGAGAGCCTGAAGCCGATGAGCGCGATGAAGCGAGCCGATTTCAGTTACGCCCTGAGGAGCAGGAACGCGAAACGCTATAGTTCGAGGATACCGGTTCTCGCGACGAAAGGGTGCCCTGTCGGATGCAATTTCTGCACGACACCGACGATATATGGCAAGAACTATCGATTTCGCGAGATAGATCTGGTGCTTGACGAAATGCGTTACCACCAGGATCGTCTCGACAGGGACAAGGTTCATTTCTCTTTCATGGATGACAATATCAGTTTCAGGCCCGCCTACTTCACGGCGCTGCTTGAAAAGATGGCGAAGCTCGATGTCCGCTGGAACGCGAATATCTCCATGAATTTCCTTCACAAGCCTGAAATTGCGGAACTGGCCGCGTGGTCGGGCTGCGACCTGATGAGCATAGGCTTCGAATCACTCAATCCCGAAACCCTCAAAAGCGTCCACAAGGGTTCGAACAGGCTCGATAACTATGAAACCGTCGTGAGCAATTTGCATCGGAACGGCATCGCCATTCAGGGATATTTCATGTTCGGATTCGATAACGACAGCGAGGAGAGTTTTCAGCTCACCTACGATTTTATCATGGATAATCAGATCGAATTTCCGGTTTTTTCTTTGGTCACACCGTTTCCCGGAACGCCTTATTTCGAGGAGATGAAACCGCGGCTGCGGCATTTCGACTGGGATAAGTACGATACCTATCATTTCATGTTCGAACCTCGCGGAATGCGTTCGGGAAAGTTCCTGGAACACTTCGTCAGACTACAGAAAGAAATCTATAAAGGGAGGTCCATTATGCGGCGAATGCAGGGAAAGCCTCTCAACTGGGTCTGGCTCGCAAATTTCCAGATGAACCGGTTTACCAGAAGACTCAGGCCCGAGATGTATCTCTGA
- a CDS encoding UbiA family prenyltransferase has translation MTTKTRIGFVDKLKAHLELLDPVTWISVFPCLAGGVMGSGAMQPTLHDHVLLFALFLIYGPLGTGFSQSVNDYYDLELDRMNEPTRPIPSGRLTEREAVWNWSIVLTVAVVLGIFISLHIGGQRGMVFGGCLLTGLVLGYLYSAPPFKLKKNILLSAPAVGISYGFITYLSANALFSEIRPEVVGLACLNFFMAVALIIMNDFKSAAGDAREGLKSLTVMIGARNTFLVAFVIIDLAFAVFAYLAWTWGFNILTYFILASLVVNVYIQIPIYRDPGTGASFMQLAVDDGFGNAIGKSEVQEHNAFLRFQVVNNILFLGNQFAAATLIGLKYL, from the coding sequence ATGACGACAAAAACGCGTATCGGCTTTGTCGATAAACTCAAAGCCCATCTCGAACTTCTCGATCCGGTCACCTGGATCAGTGTGTTTCCCTGCCTTGCGGGAGGTGTCATGGGTTCCGGGGCCATGCAGCCGACCCTTCATGATCACGTGCTTCTTTTTGCGCTTTTTTTGATCTACGGGCCTCTGGGTACAGGTTTCAGCCAGTCGGTCAACGACTATTACGATCTCGAACTGGACAGGATGAACGAACCGACACGCCCCATTCCTTCAGGACGCCTGACGGAAAGAGAGGCTGTCTGGAACTGGAGTATCGTTCTGACCGTCGCGGTTGTCCTCGGGATCTTTATCAGTCTTCATATAGGCGGTCAGCGAGGCATGGTTTTTGGTGGTTGCCTGCTTACCGGGCTTGTTCTTGGCTACCTGTACTCCGCGCCGCCTTTCAAGCTGAAAAAAAACATTCTTCTCTCCGCGCCGGCTGTCGGCATATCCTATGGATTCATTACCTATCTGTCGGCTAACGCGCTGTTCAGCGAAATAAGACCTGAAGTCGTAGGACTCGCATGCCTGAACTTCTTCATGGCTGTCGCCCTCATCATCATGAACGACTTCAAATCGGCCGCGGGTGATGCCAGGGAGGGGCTGAAATCTCTTACCGTGATGATCGGAGCGCGCAATACTTTTCTGGTCGCATTTGTGATCATCGACCTCGCTTTCGCGGTTTTCGCTTACCTTGCATGGACGTGGGGATTCAACATTCTGACCTATTTCATCCTCGCCTCTCTCGTGGTGAATGTCTATATCCAGATACCCATATATCGTGATCCAGGAACAGGCGCGTCATTCATGCAACTGGCCGTTGACGACGGTTTCGGCAACGCAATCGGCAAGAGCGAGGTCCAGGAGCATAACGCGTTTCTCCGATTCCAGGTTGTCAACAATATTTTGTTTCTCGGCAACCAGTTTGCGGCAGCGACGCTGATCGGGCTCAAATATCTTTAA
- a CDS encoding sensor histidine kinase has product MSAEPFESSVYRDTVSVFIEMLPDPAFLVDKRGALCSLNNRLLERLGCSAGECVGADAVRIIGKDPEMAGLMADFANRRARVARDGKKTVFSDTVKNRTWRTTINPICSGEAVVFLLIVFKVIDEPVENECDQQRERVLKTSILDAMPGCVVALDEKGQLILSNSYALDLVLGEKSGKAKAVDPKEVLSAEVIFPVSEKFRNLLESGIEDSSEVEMHPPGRKAGVWLATRGKRITINNQTCVVAIGVDITQQKKVEAELFSVQKKLNQSLEAARAGVWEYDLITRGIIWSDELWKLLGLPKKQGKPSIRQLKSLLHSSCRIRVVRSIAHAVKLEQELNVECRVATPNGVTRWLMMRGKPLQDDKGKTVSFIGTAIDITERKQLEEELKQSKLRYSYALDAAHSGIWEWDVKTDRLSWSSQIWGLYGLEEDSVALTRDFCVQTVHPDDREMASGIIRSSVSKETEALVEYRVVHPDGSVHWLTSMGMPLRDADGRITRYIGTIKDITDRKKVELELVESRKRLNQALEAARAGVWEWDLKTGENVWSEEVWGLYGLELGGLPPSFDAWIGTIHPDDVDNAVKTVRAAAKSETELNVEYRVRYADGSIHWLMSRGKPVCDEKGQTRRYIGTVIDITVRKEMEQQLVAAKQRFTFALEATNAGVWEWDLKTDRVYWSERIWELYGLEPGSLPMDHKLCQSTVHPRDKETTFQTVMSAASQEREINVEYRVCHSDGTVHWLACRGMPQTDPLSGMSRYVGTVMEITRRKEIDNALKESESKFRSIFDHSPVAINIEEIGTSRMIDANASWLQLFEFNAQEIIGKTLTDLGMYADITEYENILLACRNHEKVNNKPLRLRKRSGELLNVLYSSEFITLQDRHVLLVMMTDITLQTVQQQNINMLEQAVAERTKQLQHEVERLQRFLSMISHEYRTPLAIIRTNLDLIKMKNKMGDHSNKDELFKINRAIDRLVEVLEESIQKSRISESQSAARFQAFRIEPAVSSQIELLRNMWPEITLVYSETLGASEVLGEVSQMKIAVFNLLDNARKYSLPDTPIEVECYCESGEAVVKIRNRARAIKQHEAEKCFEQYHRGSNSVNTAGAGLGLWLVRKVIFSHKGTVVMKVFPAGVELTVRLPLVKK; this is encoded by the coding sequence ATGTCCGCCGAACCATTTGAGAGCAGCGTCTATCGGGATACGGTAAGTGTATTCATTGAAATGCTGCCCGATCCAGCATTCCTGGTTGACAAACGCGGGGCGCTGTGCAGCCTCAATAACCGCTTGCTCGAAAGGCTTGGATGTTCAGCCGGGGAGTGCGTGGGCGCCGATGCCGTCCGAATCATCGGAAAAGACCCTGAAATGGCCGGTCTCATGGCTGATTTCGCGAACAGGAGGGCAAGGGTCGCGCGTGACGGGAAAAAGACCGTTTTCAGTGATACGGTCAAGAATCGGACATGGCGGACCACAATCAATCCGATCTGTTCGGGTGAAGCGGTCGTCTTTCTGCTGATCGTTTTCAAGGTGATCGATGAGCCGGTTGAAAATGAATGCGATCAGCAACGCGAACGCGTCCTGAAAACCTCGATTCTGGATGCGATGCCGGGATGCGTTGTGGCCCTGGACGAGAAGGGTCAACTGATACTTTCCAACAGCTACGCGCTTGATCTGGTCCTCGGTGAAAAAAGCGGTAAAGCCAAGGCTGTCGATCCGAAAGAGGTGCTTTCGGCCGAAGTGATTTTTCCTGTCAGCGAAAAGTTCCGGAACCTACTCGAGTCGGGAATCGAAGACAGCAGCGAAGTAGAAATGCATCCGCCGGGAAGAAAAGCAGGGGTCTGGCTTGCCACGCGCGGAAAAAGAATTACGATCAACAATCAAACCTGTGTTGTCGCTATCGGCGTCGATATAACGCAGCAGAAGAAAGTCGAGGCGGAGCTTTTTTCTGTTCAAAAAAAGCTGAATCAGTCTTTGGAAGCCGCCCGCGCTGGTGTATGGGAGTATGACCTGATAACGAGGGGGATAATCTGGTCGGACGAACTCTGGAAGCTGTTGGGATTACCGAAGAAACAGGGAAAACCATCGATCAGACAACTTAAAAGCCTTCTGCATTCTTCCTGCAGGATACGGGTCGTGAGATCTATTGCCCATGCCGTCAAGCTGGAACAAGAACTGAACGTGGAATGCCGTGTTGCCACTCCGAACGGAGTAACGCGCTGGCTTATGATGAGGGGAAAGCCTTTGCAGGATGATAAAGGCAAGACGGTTTCTTTCATCGGAACCGCTATCGACATTACCGAACGCAAACAACTCGAGGAAGAGCTCAAGCAGAGCAAGCTCCGTTACAGCTACGCGCTCGACGCAGCTCATTCAGGTATATGGGAATGGGATGTGAAAACGGACAGGTTAAGCTGGTCGTCCCAGATCTGGGGTCTCTACGGGCTCGAAGAGGACAGCGTTGCCCTGACCCGCGACTTCTGTGTTCAGACGGTTCACCCGGATGACCGGGAGATGGCCTCGGGGATCATTCGTTCCTCTGTCAGCAAGGAAACGGAGGCTTTGGTGGAGTATCGTGTGGTGCATCCCGACGGGTCGGTTCACTGGCTCACCTCCATGGGGATGCCGCTGCGCGACGCCGACGGCCGGATAACCCGCTATATCGGTACGATCAAGGATATCACCGACCGCAAGAAGGTTGAACTGGAGCTTGTCGAGAGCCGCAAGAGGCTTAACCAGGCATTGGAAGCCGCAAGAGCCGGTGTCTGGGAATGGGATCTGAAAACCGGCGAGAATGTCTGGTCGGAAGAGGTATGGGGATTGTACGGTCTGGAGTTGGGCGGCCTGCCGCCCTCGTTCGATGCCTGGATCGGCACCATTCATCCCGATGACGTTGACAATGCCGTCAAAACAGTAAGGGCCGCGGCGAAAAGTGAAACGGAACTCAACGTCGAATACCGGGTTCGATATGCTGACGGCTCGATTCACTGGCTCATGTCCCGGGGGAAACCCGTGTGCGATGAAAAAGGGCAGACAAGACGCTACATCGGAACGGTTATCGATATCACTGTTCGAAAGGAAATGGAGCAGCAGCTCGTTGCGGCGAAGCAACGGTTTACTTTTGCCCTGGAAGCGACCAATGCGGGTGTTTGGGAGTGGGATCTGAAGACGGACAGGGTGTACTGGTCCGAGAGAATATGGGAACTCTACGGCCTTGAACCGGGAAGCCTGCCCATGGATCACAAACTTTGTCAGAGCACCGTCCATCCCAGGGACAAGGAGACGACCTTTCAGACGGTTATGTCGGCGGCGAGTCAGGAGCGTGAGATCAATGTCGAATATCGTGTCTGCCACTCTGACGGCACTGTCCACTGGCTTGCCTGCCGCGGAATGCCCCAGACTGATCCTCTGAGCGGCATGTCCCGCTATGTCGGTACGGTTATGGAAATAACCAGGAGAAAAGAGATCGATAACGCCCTCAAGGAAAGCGAAAGCAAGTTCAGGAGCATTTTCGATCATTCGCCTGTCGCCATAAACATCGAGGAGATAGGGACCAGCCGCATGATCGATGCAAACGCTTCATGGCTTCAGTTGTTTGAATTCAACGCGCAGGAGATCATTGGCAAGACATTGACTGACCTGGGCATGTATGCGGATATTACCGAGTATGAAAACATTTTGCTCGCCTGTCGCAATCATGAAAAGGTAAACAATAAACCGCTTCGTTTACGCAAGAGATCCGGTGAGTTGCTCAACGTGCTCTATTCTTCCGAATTCATCACGCTCCAGGACAGGCACGTTCTGCTTGTCATGATGACCGACATTACCTTGCAGACGGTTCAGCAGCAGAACATCAATATGCTTGAGCAGGCGGTGGCTGAGCGCACCAAGCAGTTGCAGCATGAAGTAGAGCGTCTCCAGCGCTTTTTGAGCATGATTTCCCATGAATACCGCACGCCGCTCGCCATAATCCGGACAAATCTTGATCTCATCAAGATGAAAAACAAAATGGGAGATCATTCGAACAAGGATGAACTTTTCAAGATAAATCGCGCAATCGACAGGCTGGTGGAAGTGCTCGAGGAATCCATCCAGAAAAGCCGGATTTCCGAATCACAGAGCGCGGCCAGATTTCAGGCTTTCCGCATCGAGCCGGCCGTTTCCTCGCAGATCGAACTGTTGCGAAACATGTGGCCTGAAATTACCCTGGTCTATTCCGAAACTCTTGGCGCGAGCGAAGTGCTGGGGGAGGTGTCGCAAATGAAAATAGCTGTGTTCAATCTTCTGGACAATGCGCGGAAATATTCCCTGCCGGATACCCCTATAGAGGTGGAGTGCTATTGCGAATCAGGTGAAGCGGTTGTGAAAATCAGGAACAGGGCGAGAGCCATCAAGCAGCATGAGGCTGAAAAGTGTTTCGAGCAATATCACCGGGGGAGCAATTCCGTCAATACGGCCGGAGCAGGGCTCGGTTTGTGGCTGGTAAGGAAGGTTATCTTCAGCCATAAGGGAACGGTTGTGATGAAAGTCTTTCCAGCCGGAGTCGAGCTTACGGTTCGTTTGCCGCTTGTGAAAAAATGA
- a CDS encoding response regulator transcription factor yields MNHQDATRRIIIVEDDTDFRESIVESLLLAGFDVTGVASAIEFYKKIAEEHYLLAIIDLGLPDQDGMVLAEYIRRNTDMRIIVLTAQSSLDTRITAYEAGADIYLLKPVDFAELTASIYSIVGRLEKDLSPQHKKTQPEPCSPRKPQPWVFSCKGMTLSAPGGETIKLTAKECALLEILTSNPGRTISRQELLDALDYPDDKYGNRSLDVLIHRLRQKNGKHNVRIPIKTVHGSGYCFSEAIVFA; encoded by the coding sequence ATGAATCATCAGGATGCAACAAGGCGTATCATCATTGTCGAAGATGATACGGATTTTCGCGAAAGCATCGTGGAATCTCTTTTGCTTGCAGGGTTCGATGTGACCGGCGTGGCGTCCGCGATCGAGTTCTACAAAAAAATCGCCGAGGAGCATTATCTTCTGGCGATCATCGATCTCGGCCTGCCAGACCAGGATGGGATGGTTCTCGCCGAATACATCAGGAGAAACACGGATATGCGCATCATCGTCCTGACGGCGCAGTCATCCCTTGATACAAGGATTACGGCCTATGAGGCGGGTGCGGATATCTATCTCCTTAAACCTGTTGACTTCGCCGAGCTGACGGCATCCATATACAGTATTGTCGGGCGGCTTGAAAAGGATCTCTCGCCGCAGCATAAAAAAACCCAGCCTGAACCTTGTTCGCCGCGAAAACCGCAGCCGTGGGTTTTTTCCTGCAAGGGGATGACGCTCTCCGCGCCCGGTGGAGAAACGATAAAGCTGACGGCCAAGGAATGTGCGTTGCTTGAAATTCTGACATCGAATCCCGGCAGGACCATTTCCCGGCAGGAACTTCTCGATGCCCTCGATTATCCGGACGACAAGTACGGCAACCGTTCGCTCGATGTATTGATCCATCGCTTGCGGCAGAAAAACGGAAAACACAATGTCAGAATCCCGATCAAAACCGTTCATGGATCGGGGTACTGTTTTTCGGAAGCCATCGTTTTTGCATAG
- a CDS encoding 2Fe-2S iron-sulfur cluster-binding protein — translation MHVIINDKTCKASIGQTLSKAARLNHSHVGYLCGGHGVCQTCYVTVEKGEECLSPVDDVEKAFLSPRQLAMGGRMACRARIVRDGTIKALSRPEEVRRMLGGNPLPLFSYGAAMGSDFAHRIVPGIGNIAGRIIKGEIINEDELGDLKDSVDGLVGLALETLPEHLPFKDQLMEAVHRLPAELSPPRLPVDIPLRLTAGLPLPLWSENPRKKAKQAVEIKYTSPKTGNPDQ, via the coding sequence ATGCATGTCATCATAAATGACAAAACCTGCAAGGCTTCGATCGGCCAGACTCTTTCAAAGGCGGCAAGACTCAACCATAGCCATGTCGGCTATCTTTGCGGCGGTCATGGAGTCTGCCAGACCTGTTACGTAACCGTGGAAAAAGGTGAAGAATGCCTTTCGCCCGTCGACGATGTTGAAAAAGCCTTTCTCTCACCCCGTCAGCTTGCAATGGGCGGACGCATGGCTTGCAGGGCGAGAATCGTTAGGGATGGGACTATCAAGGCTCTTTCCCGCCCTGAGGAGGTCCGCCGCATGCTTGGCGGCAATCCTTTGCCGTTGTTCAGTTATGGCGCGGCGATGGGAAGCGACTTCGCCCATCGGATCGTGCCGGGTATCGGCAACATCGCCGGACGTATCATCAAGGGAGAAATTATCAACGAGGATGAGCTTGGCGATCTCAAGGATTCGGTTGACGGGCTCGTCGGTCTTGCACTGGAAACACTTCCAGAGCACCTGCCCTTCAAGGACCAGCTCATGGAAGCCGTCCACAGGTTGCCCGCGGAGCTTTCCCCGCCGCGGTTGCCTGTCGACATTCCATTGCGGTTGACGGCCGGCCTGCCGCTTCCGCTATGGTCGGAGAACCCCCGAAAAAAAGCGAAACAGGCGGTTGAAATCAAGTATACCTCGCCAAAAACCGGAAATCCGGATCAATGA